ATGCGGGCTTGAGGCGCGGGAGCGTCGCCATCTGAGCCCGGCTCTCGACCTGAAACACACCGATCGTGTCCGCCCGCTGCAGCATCGCGTACACCGCAGGATCGTTTTGCGGAAGCCGCGCGAGATCGAGAGCGACACCGTCGTGCTCGCGCACCAGCGGGATCGCGTCCTCGAGCACGGCCATCGTGCCGAGTCCCAACAAATCGACTTTGATGATGCCGAGATCGGCGCAATCGTCCTTGTCCCACTGCACCACGATCCGCCCGGGCATTGCCGCAGGCTCGAGGGGAACGACCTCGTCGAGCCGCCCCGCCGCCAGCACCATACCGCCGGAATGTTGCCCGAGATGCCGGGGCAATCCCTGCATGCGTCGCACCAAGTCGACCAACAGGCGGACGCGCGGCGCTTTTGGATCAAATCCGGCGGCGACGAGCTGGCTCGGCACCTCGTCGTCCCGGTCTCGGAACTCGAACTCCCCAAGGAGTGACGCCAGCCGAGCCACCGGCTCGGCCCCAAGCCCGAGCACTTTGCCGACCTCGCGAACGGCACTCCGCGAACGATAGGTGATGACATTGGCGGTCATCGCAGCCCCGTGCGCACCGTAGCGCCGATAGACGTATCGAATGACTGCCTCGCGCCGATCCCCGCTCGGCAAATCGATGTCGATGTCCGGCCATTCACCACGTTCCTCGGACAAAAATCGCTCGAAGAGCAGGTCCATGCCGATCGGATCCACAGCCGTGATCCCGAGCGCGAAGCACACCACGCTGTTGGCAGCCGATCCACGCCCCTGTGCGAGAATTCCCTGTTGCCGGCAAAACTCGACGATGTCCCAGACGATCAAGAAGTACCCAGCCAGATCGAGGCGCCCGATGACGGCGATCTCGTGTTCGAGCTGCCTGCGTATGCGTGAGGTGATCACGCCGTAGCGACGACGCGCGCCTCGCTCCACCAACGCCCGCAAATGCGAGATCGAGCTCGCGGCGCAAGGCAATGGGACGCTCGGGAACCGATACCCGAGGTTCTCCAGGGTGAACGTACAACGTTCGGCGATCTGTCGGGTATTGCGAATCGCTTCCGGAACATCGCGGAAGATCTCGCCCATCTCACGTGCCGACTTAAGATGACGCTCCGCATTGACAACCAACGATCGGCCCGCATCGTCGAGCGTCGTCTTGAGACGCACGCACCGGAGCATATCGAGAAGCCGTCGATCTTCCGGACGTGCATGCATCACGTCGTTGGTGGCAACGAGCGGCGCACGACACGACTCGGCCATGGCGATCAACCGGCGCGTCACACGAGCTTGACGGCATTCGAAATGACGATGGATCTCGACGTAGACATTCTCGACCCCGAGAATGGCACGCAACCGATCGAGGCGGGCGTTGGCACCCGTCGCGTCGGCGAGGTCGGCGAGCATCGTGCCGTCGTCGCCTGGAACGAGACCAATCATGCCGCCGGCGTGCTCCTCGAGATCCTCCCAGCCGAGCGCACAGTGCCCCTTCGGCGCGCGCATCTTGCCGCGACTCAGCAGCCGGCAGAGATTCCGATACCCACACCGCTCCGCGACGAGCAGTGCGAAGCGGCGACCATCGATTGCCACGTCCGCTCCCACCAACGCTCGCAATCCTCGGGCACGCGCGGCACGGAAAGCCCGCGGAGCAGCGTACACGCCGTCGCGGTCGACGATCGCGACGGTATCGATGTCGAGCGCAGCCGCCCGGGCCACCAGATCCTCCGGCAACGAAGCCCCCGCCAGAAAGCTGAATGCGCTTCGAACGCGAAGCTCGACATAGTCGTCAGTCATACACGCCGTCGACCACCCAGGTGCTGGATCGCACGTCGCGATAGAGCCGGTAGACCCCTCCGTCGCTCAGCTCGACGTCGTAATACTCCCTCGCGTAGGGATCGTCGGTCCACCATTCGCCTCGCACGCGCCACGGTCCCGCCCAATGGAGCACACGTCCGCCCAGGCGACCGGCACCGCGCACGTGCTCGAGACTGTCACGCCCCTTGAAGACCTCGACCGACACAGGCGGACGAAACGCACGGAGGGCCAAACGAACGACCGCCACCATGGGCGATGCCGACGACGACTCGACCCGAGCGGCAGCCGGCGACGAGAATGACCGGACCCCAGCGGCCGACGAGGTTGCACCGGGAAAAGGCTCGATCCTCAAGGCTTCGAGACGATGAGTGCCCGCATCCCTCAGGACACCCACGCGATCCTGTCCGCACAGTATCGACAATCGAGCGACGACAGCCGCGAGCGCAGCAGGCGTCGGATCGGCCGCGCGAAACAGCTCGAGCTGCGTCGGCCGCAAATGGGAAGCGACGCAGGCGACCGCGACCGTGGCGATGGCGAACGATGGCGGATGCGATTCCAGTTGGGCTCGCACCAGGATGAGCAGCGTTCGCCGATCCGTCGTCGGCGTAGCAAGAGGTATGCTTCGCACGTCGCGCCCCCCCCGGTCCGAACCGAGCACGACACGAACCTCTTGGCATCCCAACCCGTAGAGTTC
The DNA window shown above is from Deltaproteobacteria bacterium and carries:
- a CDS encoding error-prone DNA polymerase — protein: MTDDYVELRVRSAFSFLAGASLPEDLVARAAALDIDTVAIVDRDGVYAAPRAFRAARARGLRALVGADVAIDGRRFALLVAERCGYRNLCRLLSRGKMRAPKGHCALGWEDLEEHAGGMIGLVPGDDGTMLADLADATGANARLDRLRAILGVENVYVEIHRHFECRQARVTRRLIAMAESCRAPLVATNDVMHARPEDRRLLDMLRCVRLKTTLDDAGRSLVVNAERHLKSAREMGEIFRDVPEAIRNTRQIAERCTFTLENLGYRFPSVPLPCAASSISHLRALVERGARRRYGVITSRIRRQLEHEIAVIGRLDLAGYFLIVWDIVEFCRQQGILAQGRGSAANSVVCFALGITAVDPIGMDLLFERFLSEERGEWPDIDIDLPSGDRREAVIRYVYRRYGAHGAAMTANVITYRSRSAVREVGKVLGLGAEPVARLASLLGEFEFRDRDDEVPSQLVAAGFDPKAPRVRLLVDLVRRMQGLPRHLGQHSGGMVLAAGRLDEVVPLEPAAMPGRIVVQWDKDDCADLGIIKVDLLGLGTMAVLEDAIPLVREHDGVALDLARLPQNDPAVYAMLQRADTIGVFQVESRAQMATLPRLKPACFYDLVVELAIIRPGPIVGQMVHPYLRRRAEREPVTYPHPSLKPILERTLGVPLFQEQLLRIAMTVAGFSGGEAEELRRAMGFKRSVERMAQIEGRLRSGMAERGIIGETAERIVRGITSFALYGFPESHSASFALLAYASAYLKVHHPAAFYCAMLNNWPMGFYHPTTLLKDAERHGVALRPIDVMHSAWRCTIEGGALRIGLRYVGGLRESVGRRIEDERRHAPFATLGDLVTRSGLREDERHRLAFAGACAAFGSRRRDVLWQLAALDRHPGALLNVASSRSVGVERRSPLPPMSPIEETLADYASMGLTIGPHVMAHFRAELRRQRVVSCADIRDIPHGRYVRVAGHVIVRQRPSTAKGMLFLTLEDETGICNVAIRPEVFRVYRGVLHTARLLRVEGLLQSVDGVVHVLGRAVVQIEIEGQVPPSHGFH